The Rhizobium sp. WSM4643 genome window below encodes:
- the ubiV gene encoding ubiquinone anaerobic biosynthesis protein UbiV: MTPLKLTLGPLLYLWPTERWRDFYFEIADQSPVDVVVLGETVCSKRLHFMEGEFAAVVERLEAAGKQVRLSTLALVTIDREVKYQRAFANADTHLVEANDLSALHLLKGRTHAVGPFVNVYNGATARILARNGATSVCLPPELPAASIAEIAGSCPDVAFELFAFGRVPLAISARCAHARSKGRTKDNCQFVCQEDPDGLPVNTLSGQSFLALNGVQTVSHSCQALFEEPAETRSLGVASLRLSPQACDMTAVSRLFRALADGAISSLEARARLLQAYPGAALSNGFHHGLAGAEWVARLRNSQGPDR; the protein is encoded by the coding sequence ATGACGCCGCTGAAACTGACCTTGGGACCGCTCCTCTACCTGTGGCCGACCGAGCGCTGGCGAGACTTCTATTTCGAGATTGCGGACCAATCTCCCGTCGACGTCGTCGTTCTCGGCGAAACAGTCTGCTCCAAGCGGCTTCATTTCATGGAAGGCGAGTTTGCGGCGGTGGTCGAGCGGCTCGAAGCCGCGGGCAAGCAGGTGCGGCTTTCGACCCTGGCGCTAGTCACCATCGATCGAGAGGTAAAGTACCAGCGAGCCTTTGCGAACGCCGACACGCATCTTGTCGAAGCGAACGACCTCTCGGCTCTCCATTTGTTGAAGGGCCGGACGCATGCCGTAGGGCCCTTCGTGAACGTATACAATGGCGCGACGGCGAGGATTCTTGCGAGAAACGGCGCTACCAGCGTCTGCCTTCCGCCGGAGCTTCCGGCGGCGTCGATTGCCGAGATCGCGGGATCCTGCCCAGACGTCGCCTTCGAACTATTCGCTTTCGGCCGGGTGCCGCTCGCGATTTCGGCACGCTGCGCGCACGCTCGATCAAAGGGAAGGACTAAGGACAACTGTCAGTTCGTCTGCCAGGAGGATCCCGACGGCCTTCCCGTCAACACCCTCTCCGGGCAGTCCTTTCTCGCGCTGAACGGGGTGCAGACGGTCTCCCATTCCTGTCAGGCTCTGTTTGAAGAACCGGCCGAAACCCGATCTCTGGGCGTGGCATCGCTCCGACTCTCACCACAGGCATGCGACATGACCGCCGTGTCGCGGCTGTTCAGAGCTCTGGCGGACGGTGCAATTTCGTCCCTCGAAGCAAGGGCTCGATTGCTGCAAGCCTATCCAGGCGCAGCGCTTTCCAATGGCTTTCACCACGGATTGGCCGGCGCCGAATGGGTCGCTCGGCTCCGAAACTCACAGGGACCGGACCGATGA
- a CDS encoding methyl-accepting chemotaxis protein codes for MPSKLFTRISAKLTAMSAVGIFMVLALLAAVWVGDASTGRNADFGRMQLVISRDLVDAKASLRGMMMGMLELRLAETSIDATKAREYVSKRHESATKYLASASAHVTLQANKDRIAKVAELTSQWMTEYEGLSNSIDARLGSASNGSEASAEEKAAQGKLLNIADQIGSLLDECVNAAKSKAEEAGVQMSSASSLALQISLGMGFLVVATLVASAIFGSKAIARPIGQLTSSMKQLADGDLETAVPFASRTDEIGEMAGAVDVFKQNGIRIRQLNAQERALQEKNADLSSNISAVVAAAVAGDFTQRIQKAYENPDLDRFAASVNELVASVHRGVGETQRVIAALAHGDLTNEMRGEFQGSFAELKRDVNATMDGLRTVMAEVRAAIETINSGTGELSHASGDLSKRTEQQAAALEETAASLEEITSAVKSSTERAAEASHMVTEARRSTDQSSAVVADAVAAMGRIEKASGEISQIINVIDEIAFQTNLLALNAGVEAARAGEAGKGFAVVAQEVRELAQRSARAAKDIKDLITRSGTEVQSGVRLVTATGEALSLIQGQVTRINEHVQSIATAAKEQTTGLSEVNTAINQMDQVTQQNAAMVEEATASTSRLAEEVVSLSQLISRFKVQADGRPTLSLAGAVSHHSPSASPARALRQTLANAVGAKAV; via the coding sequence ATGCCATCCAAACTTTTCACCCGCATCAGTGCTAAACTGACCGCCATGTCAGCGGTCGGCATCTTCATGGTTTTAGCCTTGCTGGCAGCGGTCTGGGTTGGCGACGCCTCGACCGGTAGAAACGCCGATTTCGGACGGATGCAGCTGGTCATTTCCCGGGATCTGGTGGACGCAAAAGCATCGCTGCGCGGCATGATGATGGGAATGTTGGAATTACGTCTGGCGGAGACTTCCATCGATGCAACGAAAGCGCGCGAGTATGTTAGCAAACGGCATGAATCGGCGACCAAATACCTGGCGAGCGCAAGCGCGCACGTCACGCTCCAGGCTAACAAAGATCGGATCGCTAAAGTTGCCGAGCTGACGAGCCAGTGGATGACCGAATACGAAGGTCTGTCCAACTCGATAGACGCCAGATTAGGCAGCGCTAGCAACGGTTCGGAAGCGTCTGCTGAGGAAAAAGCTGCACAGGGCAAGCTTTTGAACATTGCCGATCAGATCGGGTCGTTACTCGATGAGTGCGTGAATGCGGCCAAAAGCAAAGCTGAGGAAGCCGGGGTCCAGATGTCGTCCGCATCGAGCCTGGCGTTGCAAATCAGCCTTGGGATGGGATTCCTCGTGGTTGCAACGCTTGTCGCCTCGGCAATCTTTGGTTCGAAGGCGATCGCCCGCCCCATCGGTCAGTTGACATCGAGCATGAAACAGCTTGCCGACGGCGACCTCGAAACCGCAGTGCCGTTCGCAAGTCGAACCGACGAGATTGGCGAAATGGCTGGCGCTGTGGACGTGTTCAAGCAGAACGGCATTCGGATCCGCCAACTTAATGCCCAGGAGCGTGCCCTGCAGGAAAAGAACGCGGATTTGTCCTCGAATATATCGGCGGTCGTCGCTGCGGCCGTTGCTGGAGACTTTACCCAGCGAATTCAGAAAGCCTATGAGAATCCCGATCTCGATCGTTTCGCGGCAAGCGTCAATGAGCTTGTAGCCTCTGTGCACCGTGGCGTCGGCGAGACCCAACGCGTCATCGCGGCATTGGCGCATGGGGATCTCACCAACGAGATGCGGGGCGAATTTCAAGGCTCATTCGCAGAACTCAAACGCGACGTGAATGCGACAATGGACGGTTTGAGAACCGTGATGGCAGAAGTCCGCGCGGCGATAGAAACGATCAATTCGGGCACCGGCGAGCTTAGCCACGCGTCTGGCGATCTGTCCAAGCGTACCGAGCAGCAGGCGGCTGCATTGGAGGAAACCGCCGCAAGTCTGGAGGAGATCACATCGGCGGTAAAGAGTTCGACGGAGCGCGCGGCTGAAGCCAGTCACATGGTCACCGAGGCGCGCAGAAGCACAGATCAATCGAGCGCAGTGGTCGCCGATGCCGTCGCGGCCATGGGACGTATCGAGAAGGCCTCCGGCGAGATCAGCCAGATCATCAACGTGATCGACGAGATTGCGTTTCAAACGAACCTGCTCGCGCTTAACGCCGGCGTCGAGGCAGCGCGCGCCGGAGAGGCGGGGAAAGGTTTTGCAGTCGTCGCCCAAGAAGTCCGCGAGCTTGCGCAGCGGTCTGCTCGCGCCGCCAAGGACATCAAGGATCTGATTACGCGCTCCGGAACCGAAGTGCAGAGCGGCGTGAGACTTGTGACCGCCACCGGCGAGGCACTGAGCCTGATCCAGGGTCAGGTAACCAGGATCAACGAACACGTCCAGTCGATCGCCACTGCGGCGAAGGAACAAACGACCGGTCTTTCAGAAGTCAATACAGCCATCAATCAGATGGATCAGGTCACGCAGCAGAATGCGGCCATGGTCGAGGAAGCCACCGCAAGCACCAGCCGACTGGCGGAAGAAGTGGTTTCTCTTTCGCAATTGATTTCACGGTTCAAGGTGCAGGCTGACGGGCGGCCTACCCTTTCGCTCGCCGGTGCGGTCAGCCATCACTCGCCCTCAGCGTCACCAGCGCGTGCGCTGCGTCAGACGCTCGCAAACGCGGTGGGTGCCAAGGCGGTCTAG
- a CDS encoding VOC family protein, with amino-acid sequence MADETVNVRYIVENVEVAVEWYVAHLGFSLISKHAPAFADIRRGALRLLLSGPRSSAGRPMPDGEQPIPGGWNRIHLIVNDLTTEVARLRASGVRFRNDVVTGPGGSQILLIDPSGNLIELFQPARQ; translated from the coding sequence ATGGCCGACGAGACAGTCAACGTGCGTTATATTGTCGAGAACGTCGAGGTCGCCGTCGAATGGTATGTCGCCCATCTCGGCTTTTCTCTGATCTCGAAGCATGCGCCGGCTTTCGCGGACATCAGGCGCGGTGCACTGCGTCTGCTTCTGAGCGGCCCGAGAAGTTCGGCGGGCCGGCCGATGCCTGACGGCGAACAGCCGATACCCGGCGGCTGGAATCGCATTCACCTAATCGTAAACGATCTGACCACCGAGGTGGCGCGTCTGCGGGCAAGCGGCGTCCGCTTCCGCAATGATGTGGTCACCGGGCCGGGAGGCTCGCAGATCCTGCTCATTGATCCCTCCGGCAACCTCATCGAATTGTTTCAGCCTGCGCGGCAGTAA
- a CDS encoding SMC-Scp complex subunit ScpB gives MMSGIVRMNHIGGGQGAIAVSLHVFVDRCIEERETSCQLAHDVDIPFETHARVACEAGAVEGRPEIMVMVAYHQPITRGETQGLPEVRRDVIAHLRSLGLVSSYPRSPQPGGLYTLVTTKAFLSPFGLVSLRDLGFGAHRGYRLLKEGPP, from the coding sequence ATGATGTCCGGCATCGTTCGGATGAACCACATCGGCGGAGGCCAGGGCGCCATCGCCGTGAGCCTTCATGTTTTCGTAGACAGGTGCATAGAAGAGCGAGAAACGTCGTGTCAGCTTGCGCACGACGTCGACATACCCTTCGAAACCCATGCGCGCGTGGCCTGTGAAGCCGGTGCTGTCGAAGGCCGACCTGAAATTATGGTGATGGTCGCCTATCACCAGCCGATCACGCGCGGGGAAACTCAAGGATTGCCGGAGGTCCGCCGCGACGTGATCGCGCACCTCCGCTCTCTCGGTTTGGTTTCCTCCTATCCGCGCAGCCCGCAGCCGGGCGGGCTCTATACGCTGGTGACGACCAAAGCCTTCCTGTCGCCGTTCGGACTCGTGAGCTTGCGCGATCTCGGATTTGGAGCGCATCGAGGATACCGGCTGCTCAAGGAGGGGCCTCCTTGA
- a CDS encoding HlyD family secretion protein, with the protein MIWNHRITRIVVGLLLLTLVTVVSLPTITGFTSLDGTVNARFAVVNAPIDGTIAEDPPKVGSPVKAGQSLAEIRNTRVNHAILASLEADRNTALDRVAALKKEREELSTLREELSARLEIYRQTTIANLEREVAILRKKVEVSQAQDLVAQVDLSRRMQLESKGILTQKLVEAARAAGAATGGEVEISNLTVDQLQQRLNAVRQGIFVFGDGQNDVPYSRQREDEVVVRINDLNSRIAENETRATEVQKQLVKEAGRVSSLESATATAPFDGVVWTRSIVNGSNVMLNDELMRLLDCRELFVDILVPEVNYDEIYPELVAQVRLFGRSDVFNGTVVSVRGSSASVEADSFAASLPPSTQRNARIRVRLDPSFMNDDFANSCQVGRTVQVRFSKHGINVSNWVKSLWFSIL; encoded by the coding sequence ATGATCTGGAACCATCGCATTACGCGCATCGTTGTTGGGTTGCTGCTGCTGACACTCGTGACTGTCGTCTCATTGCCGACGATCACCGGCTTTACGAGCCTTGATGGCACGGTCAATGCGCGGTTTGCTGTCGTTAACGCGCCAATCGACGGCACGATTGCGGAAGACCCCCCCAAGGTCGGCAGCCCGGTCAAAGCGGGACAATCGCTGGCTGAAATCAGAAATACACGCGTCAATCACGCAATCCTCGCGTCGCTTGAGGCGGATCGCAATACGGCGCTCGACCGCGTCGCGGCGCTGAAAAAAGAACGGGAGGAGCTCTCCACGCTACGCGAGGAATTGTCTGCCAGATTGGAAATCTATAGGCAGACCACCATTGCCAATCTCGAACGCGAAGTCGCAATCCTGCGGAAAAAAGTCGAAGTGTCGCAAGCGCAGGATCTGGTCGCGCAGGTCGACCTGAGCCGCCGGATGCAGCTCGAGTCAAAAGGCATTCTGACGCAGAAGCTGGTTGAGGCCGCGCGGGCTGCTGGCGCTGCGACCGGCGGCGAGGTCGAAATCAGCAACCTGACTGTCGATCAATTGCAACAAAGGCTCAATGCGGTCCGCCAGGGTATCTTTGTCTTCGGCGACGGACAGAATGACGTGCCTTATTCGCGACAGCGTGAAGACGAGGTGGTCGTTCGCATCAATGACTTGAACTCGCGCATAGCGGAAAACGAGACACGAGCGACCGAAGTTCAAAAGCAGCTGGTCAAAGAGGCAGGCCGCGTCAGCAGCCTTGAATCCGCAACTGCAACAGCGCCTTTCGACGGCGTTGTTTGGACCAGGAGTATCGTCAACGGTTCCAACGTCATGCTGAACGACGAGCTGATGCGCCTTCTCGACTGCCGAGAGTTGTTTGTGGATATTCTTGTCCCTGAGGTCAACTATGACGAGATCTATCCAGAACTCGTCGCTCAGGTGCGCCTGTTTGGCCGCAGCGATGTTTTCAATGGGACGGTCGTGTCCGTCAGAGGCAGTTCGGCTTCGGTCGAGGCCGATTCCTTTGCCGCCAGTTTGCCGCCGTCGACACAACGCAACGCCCGCATTCGGGTTCGCCTCGATCCATCCTTCATGAACGATGACTTTGCCAACTCCTGCCAGGTAGGGCGCACAGTGCAGGTGCGGTTTTCCAAACACGGCATCAACGTATCCAACTGGGTCAAAAGCCTGTGGTTCAGTATCTTGTAG
- a CDS encoding glycosyltransferase, translated as MVQYLVALVPTFVVLAFFFVGPFNWSRHHTWTRAVTCAVVAAVALRYMFWRLTETVLPYPDGGASFYWVWILFIVEILACVEVILFLVLMSRYVDRSAEADRLARVFFAREQRELPTVDVFIPTYNEPLDVLERTIIGARSLDYPADKLNVYVLDDQRRDWLKAYCEEKNVIHVTRGDNSHAKAGNMNNGLKVSSGEFIAIFDADFVPYRHFLRRTLPFFLDDSIGIVQTPQHFFNVDPVQSNLGLENIWPDEQRLFFDEIAPSRDAWDVSFCCGSCSIARREAVDAIGGFPTESITEDLLTTLSMLNKGYKTRYLNERLSMGLAAENLTGYFVQRERWCQGGIQTLYLYNGPLRGPGLTLFQRIMFLPASWLVQYLVRFTILLVPIVYLWFGLLPLYFTDIADYVSHQVPLLAAYFLLMLWITPTRYLPVISSAVGTFSTFRMLPTVVSSLVRPFGKPFRVTPKGSGNESNQFDRYSFAWIAIMITVTVLGLLVNVVPETSHVQGQFSPVAAWWSGINVVVLLIASLICFEKPRRLFHAFKLDEPAVVDDVPGQIVSLALDKAVVAVPSMARFQSKSVMLKLPGFAPFKAELGQVTQRRSSVSRSGDKQVYYLHLYFEVSGAARDSMIVKLYTGQYSRDIRDIDKVAVSLNLLLRSFGRTRTL; from the coding sequence GTGGTTCAGTATCTTGTAGCGCTGGTTCCGACCTTTGTCGTTTTGGCCTTCTTCTTCGTGGGGCCGTTCAATTGGTCGCGCCATCACACCTGGACACGGGCGGTGACCTGCGCGGTTGTCGCAGCAGTCGCATTGCGATACATGTTCTGGCGTTTGACGGAGACAGTGCTTCCCTATCCCGACGGCGGTGCGAGTTTCTACTGGGTCTGGATCCTCTTCATCGTCGAGATTTTGGCGTGCGTCGAAGTCATTCTCTTTCTGGTATTGATGAGCCGCTACGTCGACCGCAGCGCAGAAGCGGACAGGCTGGCCCGCGTTTTCTTTGCGCGAGAGCAGCGCGAGCTGCCGACTGTCGATGTTTTCATTCCCACCTATAATGAGCCCCTCGACGTGCTCGAGAGAACCATCATCGGCGCCCGCTCGCTGGATTATCCTGCCGACAAATTGAATGTCTATGTGCTTGACGATCAACGCCGAGATTGGCTGAAGGCCTATTGCGAGGAAAAAAACGTCATCCACGTCACGCGCGGCGACAACAGCCATGCCAAAGCAGGCAACATGAACAACGGGCTGAAGGTCAGCTCGGGCGAGTTTATTGCGATCTTCGACGCCGATTTTGTGCCCTATCGGCATTTCCTTCGCCGGACGCTGCCCTTCTTTTTAGATGACAGCATCGGCATCGTCCAGACACCGCAACATTTCTTCAATGTCGATCCGGTGCAATCAAACCTTGGCCTGGAGAATATCTGGCCGGACGAGCAGCGCTTGTTCTTCGACGAGATCGCGCCCAGCCGAGATGCCTGGGACGTCAGTTTCTGCTGCGGGTCATGCTCGATTGCCCGCCGCGAGGCCGTTGACGCGATAGGCGGGTTTCCAACGGAGTCGATCACGGAAGACCTGCTGACAACTCTTTCGATGCTCAACAAAGGCTACAAGACGCGCTATCTGAACGAGCGGCTATCGATGGGACTGGCCGCCGAAAACCTGACCGGGTATTTTGTGCAGCGTGAACGATGGTGTCAGGGGGGTATTCAAACCCTTTACCTCTATAACGGCCCGCTGCGCGGCCCGGGATTGACGCTCTTTCAACGGATCATGTTCCTGCCGGCATCATGGCTGGTACAGTATCTGGTCCGCTTCACGATATTGCTCGTCCCCATCGTCTATCTTTGGTTCGGCCTGCTCCCGCTCTATTTCACTGACATAGCCGATTATGTCTCTCATCAGGTGCCGTTGCTGGCGGCGTATTTTCTGCTGATGCTGTGGATCACGCCGACCCGGTACTTGCCTGTGATTTCCAGCGCCGTCGGGACCTTTTCAACATTCCGCATGTTGCCGACCGTGGTCTCCAGCCTGGTGAGGCCATTTGGTAAGCCGTTCAGGGTAACGCCAAAGGGCAGCGGCAATGAGTCGAACCAGTTCGACCGCTACAGCTTCGCCTGGATCGCAATCATGATCACGGTCACTGTCCTTGGACTTCTGGTCAACGTCGTACCGGAAACGTCGCATGTACAAGGCCAGTTTTCACCGGTCGCGGCGTGGTGGTCAGGCATCAATGTCGTCGTACTGCTCATCGCGTCGCTGATCTGCTTTGAGAAACCCCGGCGTCTGTTTCATGCGTTCAAGCTCGATGAACCCGCTGTCGTCGACGACGTCCCCGGCCAAATCGTCAGTCTGGCACTGGACAAGGCGGTCGTTGCAGTCCCCAGCATGGCCCGATTTCAATCCAAATCGGTCATGCTGAAACTCCCCGGCTTCGCCCCGTTCAAAGCGGAGCTCGGACAGGTCACTCAACGACGAAGCAGCGTAAGTCGCAGCGGCGACAAGCAAGTCTATTACCTGCATCTGTATTTCGAAGTCAGCGGCGCTGCTCGCGACAGCATGATTGTCAAACTCTACACCGGTCAATATTCGCGGGATATTCGCGACATCGACAAGGTTGCTGTTTCTCTTAACCTGTTGTTGCGGTCATTCGGGCGAACGCGCACGTTGTAG